A part of Cryptococcus neoformans var. grubii H99 chromosome 6, complete sequence genomic DNA contains:
- a CDS encoding DNA repair protein Swi5/Sae3 — translation MSTPTSNNGKQKSIHRPKDAPFTIHNSILYDQKLRALRAEAEALRLQLGDKDPNTIVQKHIQLLHTYNEIKDGTQALIGRYALMTNRTIKEIHQELELPLTD, via the exons ATGTCCACCCCTACTTCAAACAACGGCAAGCAAAAATCCATCCACAGACCCAAAGATGCACCATTCACAATCCACAACTCGATCCTGTATGACCAGAAACTCCGCGCTCTACGCGCAGAGGCTGAGGCGCTTCGTCTTCAGCTCGG AGACAAAGACCCGAACACGATCGTCCAGAAACATATCCAGCTCTTGCATACATACAACGAGATCAAAGATGGCACGCAAGCGCTTATCGGACGT TACGCGCTCATGACCAATCGGACTATCAAAGAGATTCACCAAGAACTCGAATTGCCGCTTACGGATTGA
- a CDS encoding fructosamine kinase: protein MPTITQPIANIFKAAHIPANELSIAASTSGFIITHSTTGKQYFTKTDRNVPQMRGEVASLLAMSKTSTGLVPEVLGFEVSPDGKEATMVTQWFDLSSARGGHTQRGLGSKLAQMHMPPPEGTEGYEGKYGFPVPTHCGATEQDNTWEESWEVFWRDRRLGNLVNRIGDKEINALWEDMKRRAVPLLLHSFSPAPQPVILHGDLWSGNAGYDETTSSPVIFDPASYYGHNEADLGITRMFGGFSYEFYDEYHQVHPRSSPYYNERQKLYELYHHLNHTYMFGGSYKHGAMGIMKSLIEWAEKEE from the exons ATGCCAACGATCACACAGCCCATCGCAAACATTTTCAAAGCCGCTCACATCCCCGCGAACGAGCTATCCATCGCCGCGTCCACTTCCGGTTTTATCATCACCCACTCCACTACCGGTAAACAGTATTTCACCAAAACAGATCGAAATGTCCCCCAAATGCGCGGGGAAGTTGCCTCTCTCCTTGCCATGTCCAAAACGTCCACGGGTCTCGTGCCCGAAGTGCTCGGGTTTGAAGTATCTCCCGACGGGAAAGAAGCGACGATGGTGACTCAGTGGTTTGACTTGTCTTCTGCGCGTGGAGGTCATACTCAGCGAGGTTTGGGGTCGAAACTTGCGCAAATGCATATGCCGCCGCCAGAGGGGACTGAAGGGTATGAAGGCAAGTATGGGTTCCCGGTGCCGACGCATTGTGGAGCGACAGAGCAGGATAATACATGGGAAGAAAGTTGGGAGGTGTTCTGGAGAGATAGGAGATTAGGGAACTTGGTGAACAGGATAGGGGATAAAGAGATTAATGCGTTGTGGGAAGACATGAAAAGAAG AGCtgtccctctcctccttcattcattcTCCCCGGCCCCTCAGCCTGTTATCCTCCATGGCGATCTTTGGTCGGGTAATGCTGGCTACGACGAAACGACATCTTCACCCGTCATCTTTGATCCGGCCTCGTACTACGGGCATAATGAGGCAGATTTGGGGATTACCCGTATGTTTGGTG GCTTTAGTTACGAATTCTACGATGAATATCACCAAGTCCACCCGCGTAGCTCACCGTATTACAATGAACGCCAGAAACTTTACGAACTGTATCACCATTTGAAT CACACATACATGTTCGGTGGAAGTTACAAACATGGAGCGATGGGAATCATGAAGAGTCTCATTGAGTGggctgagaaagaagagtag
- a CDS encoding cyclin-dependent protein kinase inhibitor, with the protein MKFGKTIQSQQVPGWGEYYLNYKALKKIINSYAAGRPASDASLLSLGLRPARLPVAITDTNTTSSLPNSSHPPSSSDTSTDAEHVNIQDLEPLPPQTAPPGNTSSGLMGRNPMEGAGRSESFKAHRDVFFFTLQRELEKINAFYLIKERDLRLRLLSLLSNRKRLLQNSSSTTPDTSDGLSPTGVRRDAEWASLEEGWRLFERDLGKLQGFIEINATGFRKILKKWDKRSKSNTKELYLERQVEVQPCFNREFIAKLSDIVAANLIDVENGSEHISTAFLERDPSSLGGANFASTEVMAGGVGVGSNRSVDFDIDSTRALALDALADLEANLTKAISAGQDALIDWVKVAHARQQRQRFSQSTTDPSLMRILWQCALHAPPTLLPFVLSSLELDYNCIDNINGRSILHKACIVGSLPLVEHCVENSPGLVEKNDVYERRPLHYAAMHGFAEIVSFLLQTSSNPSATGHREAAEPSPTDMDGYTPLMHAIQRGHLAVVQIFVSDEITGGARERITLEPTAMSNDLIPLSLACEHGHVEVARLLLQRGARVIPNSEGLYPQHFAAKAGHSAICQLLVEEGGEEGGGKDRKDKYNLWTPLHHAAIGGEERHLECVKVLVEKGGCDVNVPDEYGKSAGWYAAWFGHVECLNYLRDHGARLGGSRGGDVSSTGIGGAGAQAGGRREDGGEMEDKMKVDEMGGLGLAADPQMGALSPGSDLELDPPAEEFELIPSLSLPPPIIPLRVYGHEFLAQRCLIQLSLGHRITSSFPPCNSNTPTHTHPHAPAIKLYSRSGSGQDSLHLWSSLKLVMTSKSDISAVPHSVILPLADEREVFSFHAQDLDRFTLELSLYPTFGSKVIGRAILLPGTWKDIKYHKQLQAPLLDHNLKAIGEVALEVSCITPFEGAQLEIGGRVETYWKSKVVKGDSAQDHAHLAPHKPLSVFSSSGAVAGDIGAAAAGAVGHGVSLEGGKMNDMGVSSGADTGMSTVPATGAASSGGGGESALVTASSLSGEYVHVVVQVTKDGVPVVYPHGRLPVKEFDLGVSDATYDQFMALATRLGLALQPPSSLDYQPTTSDWYNLLSSTLSSLTDVLTLLPHEIGINLRLRYTREVDSSSVGKKVGRESGEVNKWVDSVLDSVYEVGKKVGGEGGKARKIIFSSFDPVVCTALNWKQPNYAVFFASYCGVSRQSSLPASTSIRTSDEDTTHSPSPYITGEHGYGGRRTRRLIPAPREEESDVRCLSVREAVNFAKSRNLLGVILEASTLSAVPSLVASVKDAGLLLAAFGEPADIGVLRQGADDGRTIDAFVLEGIMTLTI; encoded by the exons ATGAAG TTTGGAAAGACCATCCAGTCTCAGCAAGTCCCGGGATGGGGAGAATATTACCTCAATTACAAA GCTCTCAAGAAGATAATCAATTCGTACGCAGCTGGCCGTCCTGCGTCAGATGcatccctcctctctctcggCCTCCGTCCCGCTCGTCTCCCGGTAGCGATCACCGACACCAACACAACCTCATCACTCCCGAATTCCTCCCATCCGCCTAGCTCATCAGATACCAGCACAGATGCGGAACATGTCAATATTCAAGACTTGGAGCCTTTACCGCCGCAGACGGCCCCCCCGGGAAATACAAGTAGTGGGTTGATGGGTCGGAATCCGATGGAGGGTGCAGGGCGGAGTGAGAGTTTCAAAGCACATCGAgatgtctttttcttcacaCTCCAAAGAGAGCTTGAAAAG ATCAACGCATTCTATCTCATCAAAGAACGTGACCTCCGTCtccgccttctttccctcttgtCCAACCGCAAACGTCTCCTTCAaaactcttcatccaccacaCCCGACACTTCTGATGGCCTCTCACCCACTGGTGTTCGGCGCGACGCAGAGTGGGCGAGCctggaagaaggttggCGTCTCTTTGAACGTGATCTCGGCAAGTTGCAAGGGTTTATCGAAATCAACGCTACAGGCTTCCGTAAGATCTTGAAGAAATGGGATAAGCGGAGTAAGAGTAATACCAAGGAACTCTACCTTGAGCGGCAAGTTGAAGTACAGCCTTGCTTTAATCGAGAGTTTATCGCTAAACTCTCCGACATTGTTGCTGCAAATCTTATCGACGTCGAGAATGGGTCTGAACACATTTCAACAGCGTTTTTGGAAAGAGATCCGTCGTCTTTAGGTGGAGCCAACTTTGCCTCTACCGAAGTTATGGCGGGTGGAGTAGGCGTAGGGAGCAATAGGAGTGTGGATTTTGATATCGACTCGACTCGAGCTCTTGCTTTGGATGCTCTTGCAGATCTCGAGGCGAACCTTACCAAAGCCATCTCAGCAGGCCAAGACGCTCTTATCGATTGGGTCAAGGTCGCTCATGCTCGTCAACAGCGCCAACGTTTCTCCCAATCCACTACTGACCCGAGCTTGATGCGTATCCTCTGGCAATGCGCCCTTCACGCTCCTCCtaccctcctccccttcgTTCTTTCGTCGCTCGAGTTGGACTATAACTGTATCGACAATATCAACGGTCGAAGTATTCTACACAAGGCGTGCATAGTCGGTTCGCTCCCGTTGGTTGAGCACTGTGTAGAGAACTCGCCGGGattggtggagaagaatgatgTGTACGAGCGGCGGCCATTACACTACGCTGCGATGCACGGTTTCGCCGAAATcgtttctttcctcttgcAAACCTCTTCCAACCCATCCGCGACCGGCCATCGAGAAGCGGCCGAACCGTCACCGACGGATATGGACGGCTACACTCCGCTCATGCATGCTATCCAGCGAGGTCACCTCGCCGTCGTTCAGATCTTTGTCAGTGACGAAATTACAGGTGGGGCCCGCGAGAGGATCACGCTCGAGCCGACAGCCATGTCGAATGACCTTATCCCCCTCTCGCTCGCATGTGAGCACGGCCATGTCGAAGTCGcccgccttctccttcaacgTGGCGCGAGGGTTATCCCCAATTCTGAAGGTCTTTACCCGCAACATTTCGCTGCGAAAGCCGGACATTCCGCCATCTGTCAGTTGCTTGTagaagaaggtggtgaggaaggagggggtAAAGATAGAAAGGACAAGTACAACCTTTGGACACCTCTGCATCATGCTGCGATAGGTGGTGAAGAAAGACATCTGGAGTGTGTTAAAGtgttggtggagaagggagggtGTGATGTGAATGTGCCGGATGAGTATGGGAAGAGTGCGGGGTGGTATGCGGCGTGGTTTGGTCACGTGGAATGTTTGAATTATTTGAGAGATCATGGAGCGAGATTGGGAGGGTCTAGAGGTGGTGATGTATCGTCAACAGGCATTGGGGGCGCAGGAGCGCAAgcgggaggaagaagggaggatggaggagagatggaagataaAATGAaggtggatgagatgggaGGTTTGGGACTTGCAGCAGACCCCCAGATGGGAGCATTGTCGCCCGGTTCAGATTTAGAATTGGACCCTCCTGCCGAAGAGTTTGAGTTGATACCTTCGCTCTCTTTGCCTCCGCCCATCATTCC GTTGAGAGTGTACGGCCACGAATTCCTCGCACAACGATGCCTCATCCAACTCTCTCTCGGACATCGTAttacctcttccttcccgccATGCAACTCCAACACCCCAACTCACACGCATCCCCACGCGCCAGCGATCAAGCTCTACTCACGCTCTGGCTCAGGACAAGactctcttcacctttgGTCTTCGCTAAAGTTGGTCATGACCTCCAAATCCGATATCTCGGCTGTACCGCATAGCGTGATCCTCCCGCTCGCTGATGAGCGCGaagtcttctccttccacgcACAAGACCTTGACCGATTCACCCTCGAACTTTCACTTTATCCTACGTTTGGCTCGAAAGTCATCGGCCGTGCTATCCTCTTACCTGGTACGTGGAAGGATATAAAGTACCACAAACAACTCCAAGCGCCGCTGCTAGACCATAATCTCAAAGCTATCGGCGAGGTAGCGTTGGAAGTAAGCTGTATAACGCCATTTGAAGGAGCGCAACTGGAAATCGGAGGGAGGGTTGAGACGTATTGGAAATCCAAAGTCGTCAAGGGTGATTCGGCCCAGGACCACGCGCATTTGGCACCGCACAAACCTTTGAGCGTCTTTTCGTCGTCTGGTGCTGTGGCGGGGGATATAggagctgctgctgcaggTGCTGTCGGACACGGCGTTAGCCTTGAAGGAGGTAAAATGAATGATATGGGTGTGAGCTCCGGTGCAGACACTGGCATGAGTACGGTGCCAGCAACGGGAGCTGCAAGCAGTGGGGGAGGTGGCGAATCGGCGTTGGTGACAGCCAGTTCGCTTTCAGGAGAGTATGTGCATGTGGTAGTACAGGTGACGAAGGATGGAGTACCTGTAGTGTACCCTCACGGGAGACTACCAGTGAAGGAATTTGATTTGGGCGTATCGGATGCGACGTATGATCAGTTTATGGCGCTCGCTACACGACTTGGGCTTGCGCTTCAaccaccatcctccttaGATTACCAACCAACAACGTCTGATTGGtacaacctcctctcctctaccctctcctcccttaCTGACGtcctcaccctcctccctcaCGAAATTGGTATTAATCTCCGCCTTCGATACACCCGCGAGGTCGATTCGTCATCTGTTGGTAAGAAGGTAGGAAGGGAGAGCGGTGAAGTGAACAAGTGGGTTGATAGCGTCTTGGATAGTGTGTATGAGGTAGGAAAGAAAGTTGGTGGTGAAGGGgggaaggcgaggaagatTATCTTTTCGAGCTTTGATCCAGTTGTCTGCACGGCCTTAAATTGGAAGCAGCCAAATT ATGCTGTCTTTTTCGCCTCCTATTGCGGCGTCTCCCGTCAATCTTCATTGCCTGCCTCAACATCCATCAGAACCTCAGATGAGGACACCACGCACAGTCCATCTCCTTATATCACTGGCGAGCATGGGTACGGAGGAAGACGTACTAGACGGCTTATACCAGCTCCtcgggaagaagaatcaGATGTGAGGTGCCTTAGTGTGAGAGAGGCTGTCAACTTTGCAAAAAGCAGAAACTTGTTGGGTGTTATCCTCGAGGCATCGACTTTG TCCGCCGTCCCCTCGCTTGTTGCATCCGTTAAAGATGctggccttcttcttgcgGCGTTTGGTGAGCCTGCTGATATAGGCGTGTTGAGACAGGGTGCGGACGATGGAAGGACAATAGATGCGTTCGTCCTCGAAGG GATTATGACTCTTACTATTTAA
- a CDS encoding AAT family amino acid transporter, which yields MSIPYETEKDKSISGGSQGAMTPINGKSGNEVLVTPALGEKGGFEGSGGNPGEGTVHRSLKQRHMSMIALGGAIGTGLFVGSGSALATGGPVGFWLGYVFMGLMVYSMMVALGEMASLYPVAGAFTHYAARFVDPALGFATGINYWYSYAITIPTEIVAATIVISYWDSTTNAAVYITVCFVSIIAINFLGARAYGEAEFWFCSVKIVTIVGLIILGIVLMCGGGPNHDAIGFRYWRDPGPFAQITIENGAGVVPGRWGQFLAFWNVFVQAAFSFIGTEIIATTLGEAENPRKTVPRAIKQVFFRILFFYVMGTFVISVLVPYTEPNLLNGSGTAAASPFVIAINNAGIKALPSIVNAVLLIAAWSAGNSDLYAASRTLYALALERQLPRIFRRCTKRGLPIWCVTVTALFGAFAYLNTGGEAAEEAFNWLYNLSAITGIITWWAILLSYLRFYYGLKKQGISRDDFPYRAPLQPYLSWLGFIFFTLVTMFSGFTVFLKGNWDTSSFFATYITIPIFACCWIGWKVVKKTKIVPLEHIDFTTGRRELDELEALDAEKFKPETKYQKIISILF from the exons ATGTCGATACCATACGAAACGGAGAAGGACAAGTCAATAAGTGGAGGGTCGCAAGGTGCGATGACTCCGATCAATGGGAAGAGTGGCAATGAGGTGCTTGTGACGCCTGCTTTGGGCGAGAAGGGTGGATTTGAAGGAT CTGGTGGTAACCCAGGAGAAGGGACGGTCCATCGATCGCTCAAGCAGCGACACATGTCAATGATCGCCCTTGGAG GCGCTATAGGTACGGGTCTCTTTGTCGGATCAGGTTCTGCACTGGCCACTGGTGGACCCGTCGGTTTCTGGTTAGGATATGTCTTCATGGGCCTTATGGT ATACTCTATGATGGTAGCACTTGGAGAGATGGCATCTCTTTATCCAGTTGCCGGTGCTTTCACCCATTATGCTGCCCGGTTTGTCGACCCCGCTCTCGGCTTCGCTACCGGTATCAATTATTGGTATTCATACGCCATTACCATCCCTACTGAGATCGTTGCCGCGACCATCGTTATTTCGTACTGGGACTCCACCACCAATGCCGCTGTCTATATCACTGTTTGCTTCGTGTCAATTATTGCCATCAA TTTCCTCGGTGCTCGGG CATACGGTGAAGCTGAGTTCTGGTTCTGTTCCGTCAAGATCGTTACCATAGTCGGTTTAATCATCTTGGGTATCGTCCTTATGTGCGGCGGTGGGCCC AACCACGATGCTATCGGATTCCGATACTGGCGCGACCCTGGTCCTTTCGCCCAAATCACCATTGAAAACGGTGCCGGCGTCGTCCCAGGTCGATGGGGTCaattccttgccttctggAACGTCTTCGTACAGGctgctttctctttcatcgGTACTGAGATCATCGCCACGACTCTTGGTGAGGCTGAGAACCCTCGAAAGACCGTCCCTCGTGCTATCAAGCAAGTTTTCTTCCG aatccttttcttttatGTTATGGGTACCTTTGTAATCTCTGTTCTTGTTCCTTACACCGAACCTAACCTTCTCAACGGGTCCGGTACCGCCGCTGCTTCCCCCTTCGTCATTGCCATCAACAACGCAGGCATCAAGGCCCTCCCTTCCATTGTCAATGCCGTTTTGCTCATTGCCGCTTGGTCAGCTGGTAATTCAGACCTTTATGCTGCGTCTCGTACCCTGTATGCTCTTGCGTTGGAAAGGCAGTTGCCCCGTATCTTCAGGAGGTGCACTAAGCGAGGTCTTCCTATTTGGTGTGTTACTGTGACGGCTTTGTTCGGAGCTTTCGCGTATTTGAACACTGGTGGTGAGGCAGCTGAAGAGGCTTTCAACTGGTTGTACAACTTGTCTGCAATCACTGGTATTATTACCTGGTG GGCTATCCTTTTATCGTACCTTCGATTCTATTACGGCCTCAAGAAGCAAGGTATCAGTCGGGATGATTTCCCTTACCGCGCACCTCTACAACCCTATCTTTCTTGGCTTggtttcatcttcttcaccctcgtGACAATG TTCAGCGGCTTCACAGTCTTCCTCAAGGGTAACTGGGAtacctcatccttcttcgccacTTACATCaccattcccatcttcgCTTGTTGCTGGATTGGATGGAAGGTTGTCAAGAAGACCAAGATTGTACCTTTGGAACATATTGACTTCACAACAGGCAGGAGGGAGTTGGATGAGTTGGAGGCGCTTGACGCAGAGAAGTTCAAGCCGGAGACCAAGTACCAGAAGATTATCAGTATCTTGTTCTAG
- a CDS encoding transcription initiation factor TFIID subunit 6, giving the protein MPAPQMMGIYPSESIQEVAQSLPLDPLGPGAATLLAGDVEYRLHLILQEAKKFMVHAKRSTLMPEDVEHALEALNVEPILIPPRPLAIPSFHPLNLPPPAANMPPQTIYTTPDDEIDFASYLKEPLPAGIASSAGVKWKAHWLAVEGVQPAVPENPAPSSIHAGAGAGGQRVKGAPAPASTTLKPSARAHLPQELQLYFTRLTTALVPPTATLPESEPERHRLAALASLRNDVAVAGMLVYVVKWLCESIQKCLMAPTASIGHLVDAVGALLANEGLFIEPYMHQLLPPLLSIILTVPLGPHPPQSAASSQPSPTEIRSRASDVLSKIASTFSPSYPGLIPRLVSTFTKALHSPPFPSPLGAANPPTGRYEGAILALGGLGPQAVKVGIWGERGEGVRRIDELAGRLYNEAGKRKNPLVRATIKALAQIIPPKPSNIPTPSLNVEQVTEMFGPNIAAGLSKKGWTASEMVRMREEELMRAGSSGVSENERVGVDGERQHRERGQGGEMEDEKMEVDTPVV; this is encoded by the exons ATGCCAGCGCCACAGATGATGGGTATATACCCCTCGGAATCCATCCAGGAAGTCGCACAGTCGCTCCCGCTCGACCCGCTTGGTCCCGGTGCTGCGACACTCCTCGCAGGCGACGTCGAGTACAGACTCCATCTCATACTCCAGGAAGCGAAAAAGTTCATGGTCCATGCCAAGAGGTCGACGTTGATGCCTGAAGATGTAGAGCATGCTTTGGAAGCTCTAAACGTCGAG CCCATCCTTATCCCGCCTCGTCCACTTGCAATCCCATCATTCCATCCCCTTAACTTACCCCCTCCAGCAGCAAACATGCCCCCACAGACAATATACACCACGCCAGACGACGAGATTGACTTTGCGTCATACCTGAAAGAACCCCTGCCGGCGGGTATCGCAAGTTCAGCAGGTGTAAAGTGGAAAGCACATTGGTTGGCTGTCGAAGGTGTACAGCCGGCCGTGCCCGAAAATCCTGCACCCTCTTCGATACATGCAGGAGCGGGAGCAGGAGGGCAGAGAGTGAAAGGTGCACCCGCGCCAGCGAGCACGACGCTGAAACCCTCCGCCCGGGCTCACCTTCCTCAAGAACTTCAATTATACTTTACCCGCCTCACCACCGCCCTCGTCCCCCCCACTGCGACATTACCAGAGAGCGAGCCGGAACGGCACCGTCTGGCAGCGCTCGCTTCTTTGCGCAACGATGTGGCCGTCGCAGGGATGTTGGTGTACGTGGTGAAATGGTTATGTGAGAGTATACAAAAGTGCTTGATGGCGCCGACAGCGAGTATTGGGCATTTGGTAGATGCTGTCGGGGCGTTATTGGCTAACGAGGGTTTGTTCATCGAACCATAC ATGCATCAactcctccctcctctcctctctaTCATCCTCACTGTCCCTCTCGGACCCCATCCGCCTCAAtccgccgcctcctcccaacCATCCCCTACCGAAATCCGTTCCCGCGCATCTGACGTCCTCTCCAAAATTGCTTCCActttctctccctcttACCCCGGCCTCATCCCCCGACTCGTCTCCACCTTCACGAAAGCCCTCCATTCTCCGCCATTCCCCTCGCCTTTGGGCGCGGCGAACCCCCCGACGGGGAGGTATGAAGGTGCGATCTTGGCTCTGGGCGGGTTGGGACCGCAAGCGGTGAAAGTTGGGATATGgggggaaaggggggaggGAGTGAGGAGGATTGATGAGTTGGCCGGGAGGCTTTATAATGAAgctgggaaaaggaagaatcCGCTTGTACGAGCTACCATC AAAGCCCTCGCCCAAATAATCCCCCCAAAACCAAGCAACATCCCGACCCCATCCCTCAACGTCGAACAAGTCACAGAAATGTTCGGACCCAACATTGCAGCAGGGCTGAGTAAAAAAGGATGGACGGCTAGTgagatggtgaggatgagggaggaagagttgatgaGAGCTGGTTCTTCCGGCGTCAGTGAGAATGAAAGGGTTGGAGTTGATGGTGAAAGGCAGCATAGAGAGCGTGGGCAGGGcggggagatggaggatgagaagatggaggtcGATACACCTGTAGTTTAA
- a CDS encoding tRNA 2'-phosphotransferase → MPRPPEDPDVRNSKTLAYILRHGAEKEGLYIRSDGFIKLADVLARPKLKGVDESTILHLVQTNPKKRFELFWGYDPSPPRPKKKPTQGKTKKQLQRDREAAVAAAASVTASGTGERQGKGKEPDAAAIDIIASSLASTDLTAPSSSLSINSAAPAPAQSLTSVDPPELPLISLPDPHTSASDSDASANANSDNPKGEYFIRATQGHSIQLESTAHLEKVKDDEEGRRKVGLMVHGTRWELWDTLKEQGLQKMTRQHIHLAPSFSGPITPRPNATLYIYLDLSKLVAAGIPVYVSANGVVLTPGSKGGENGDGAGVGKEFWKRAVRRKEGKRWVVWEDGREVEREELPGEE, encoded by the exons ATGCCCCGCCCACCCGAAGACCCGGATGTGAGAAACAGCAAGACATTGGCGTACATTCTCCGCCACGGcgctgagaaggagggtcTTTATATCCGTTCCGATGGGTTTATCAAACTTGCCGATGTC CTTGCGAGACCAAAACTCAAAGGCGTGGACGAatccaccatcctccatctcgtGCAGACCAACCCTAAAAAGCGATTCGAGCTATTTTGGGGGTATGATCCCTCGCCGCCAAGGCCTAAGAAAAAACCTACGCAGggaaagacgaagaagcaaTTGCAGAGGGATCGCGAGGCCGCcgtcgctgctgctgcttcgGTTACTGCTTCTGGGACAGGAgaaaggcaagggaaagggaaggagcCAGATGCAGCCGCGATAGATATCAtcgcttcttccctcgctTCCACCGACCTTACCGcaccatcgtcatctttgtCCATAAACTCCGCCGCCCCAGCTCCAGCCCAGAGCTTGACTTCAGTGGATCCTCCAGAACTCCCTCTCATTTCCCTTCCGGACCCACACACCTCTGCTTCCGACTCTGACGCTAGCGCCAACGCCAATAGTGATAACCCCAAGGGTGAATATTTTATTCGCGCCACGCAAGGCCACTCTATCCAGCTCGAATCGACTGCACATCTCGAAAAAgtgaaagatgatgaagaagggagaaggaaggtaGGCTTGATGGTCCATGGCACGAGATGGGAATTGTGGGATACGCTGA AAGAACAAGGTCTCCAAAAGATGACCCGCCAACATATCCACCTCGCCCCTTCGTTCTCGGGCCCCATCACCCCTCGGCCCAACGCCACGCTGTACATTTACCTCGACTTGTCCAAGCTTGTCGCCGCTGGGATCCCGGTGTATGTCAGTGCGAATGGGGTGGTGCTTACCCCTGGTTCCAAGGGTGGGGAGAATGGGGACGGGGCAGGGGTGGGAAAAGAGTTTTGGAAAAGAGCggtgaggaggaaagaggggaagaggtgggtTGTGTgggaggatgggagggaagtggagagggaagagttACCGGGCGAGGAGTAG
- a CDS encoding D-amino-acid oxidase translates to MVKYDAVILGSGVLGLSIANELTLKGLKVAVVGNDLPEDLDSTGFASPWAGANWHSFAINEAERRRDQYTFEQFARLAKEIPHLCERRAYYYLWKGEGAWKEPWYKDVVFGYRMLKPEEVHAPFKYGVTYEAYTLNTPLYLLHLASTLRSARVPILRARLSSLDEAYSLPQLGSVDLVINATGLGARSLLGVEDPTVYPAKGQTVLVRAPVKECYGLVDPLAQPGQKAYIIPRPGPDGYVILGGCYFPNDWSTNVNPEVAEEILKQCHTLCPRLDGKGGKGTWKDIEVISHNVGLRPVREAGLRCEVEERVIGEKVNAGLATKGGKVGGGRKVGVVHAYGIGPAGYQASLGIAKEVGELVDGWMKKSNKKAKL, encoded by the exons ATGGTAAAATACGACGCTGTCATCCTCGGTTCAGGAG TCCTAGGACTTTCAATCGCCAACGAACTCACTTTGAAAGGTCTTAAAGTCGCTGTGGTAGGCAACGATTTGCCTGAAGATCTGGATAGTACTGGCTTTGCTTCTCCTTGGGCT GGAGCGAACTGGCACTCTTTTGCAATCAACGAAGCTGAGCGACGTCGGGATCAGTATACATTTGAACAGTTCGCTCGTCTAGCCAAGGAAATACCTCATCTTTGTGAGAGGCGTGCTTACTATTATTTATGGAAAGGCGAAGGTGCGTGGAAAGAGCCTTGGTACAAGGATGTGGTGTTTGGG TACAGGATGCTCAAACCCGAGGAAGTCCATGCACCATTCAAATACGGTGTAACTTATGAAGCCTACACGCTCAACACTCCGCTctacctcctccatcttgcTTCTACCCTCCGCTCGGCGCGCGTCCCCATCCTCCGCGCCCGACTCTCCTCACTCGACGAAGCATActctcttccccaactTGGCTCTGTAGACTTGGTGATTAATGCTACCGGTCTTGGGGCCCGTTCCCTGCTTGGAGTCGAAGACCCCACCGTTTATCCAGCGAAAGGACAGACAGTTCTCGTGCGAGCGCCGGTGAAGGAATGTTATGGCCTTGTAGACCCTCTCGCTCAACCGGGCCAAAAGGCATATATCATCCCCCGTCCAGGGCCGGACGGGTACGTCATTCTCGGCGGATGTTACTTCCCTAACGACTGGTCTACCAACGTCAACCCTGAAGTCGCAGAGGAGATCCTTAAACAGTGCCATACCCTCTGCCCGCGCTTGGATGGGAAGGGCGGAAAGGGCACATGGAAGGATATCGAGGTGATTTCGCACAATGTGGGGTTGAGGCCCGTACGTGAGGCGGGATTGAGGTgtgaggtggaggagagagtgATAGGGGAAAAAGTGAATGCGGGTTTGGCTACAAAGGGAGGGAAGGTAGGAGgtgggaggaaggttggGGTAGTGCATGCTTATGGGATTGGGCCGGCGGGGTATCAGGCGAGTTTGGGGATCGCAAAGGAGGTCGGAGAGTTGGTAGATgggtggatgaagaagagcaatAAAAAGGCGAAGCTTTGA